One part of the Ursus arctos isolate Adak ecotype North America unplaced genomic scaffold, UrsArc2.0 scaffold_14, whole genome shotgun sequence genome encodes these proteins:
- the CRTC1 gene encoding CREB-regulated transcription coactivator 1 isoform X2 codes for MATSNNPRKFSEKIALHNQKQAEETAAFEEVMKDLSLTRAARLQLQKSQYLQLGPSRGQYYGGSLPNVNQIGSGTVDLPFQTPFQSSGLDTSRTTRHHGLVDRVYRERGRLGSPHRRPLSVDKHGRQADSCPYGTVYLSPPADTSWRRTNSDSALHQSTMTPTQPEPFTGGSQDAHQKRVLLLTVPGMEETTSETDKNLSKQAWDTKKTGSRPKSCEVPGINIFPSADQENTTALIPATHNTGGSLPDLTNIHFPSPLPTPLDPEEPTFPALSSSSSTGNLAANLTHLGIGGASQGMSTPGSSPQHRPAGVSPLSLSTEARRQQAQQVSPTLSQLSPITQAVAMDALSLEQQLPYAFFTQAGSQQPPPPQPQPPPPPPPASQQQPPPPPPQVPVGLPPGGPLMPSASLTRGPQLPPLAVTVPSSLPQSPPENPGQPPMGIDITSAPALQQYRASAGSPANQSPTSPVSNQGFSPGSSPQHSSTLGGVFGDSYYEQQMAARQANALSHQLEQFNMMENAISSSSLYSPGSTLNYSQAAMMGLTGSHGSLPDTQQLGYPSHSSIPNIILTVTGESPPSLSKELTSTLAGVGDVSFDSDNQFPLDELKIDPLTLDGLHMLNDPDMVLADPATEDTFRMDRL; via the exons CTCCAGCTCCAGAAGTCTCAGTACCTGCAGCTGGGCCCAAGCCGTGGCCAGTACTACGGTGGGTCCCTGCCCAACGTGAACCAGATCGGGAGTGGCACCGTGGATCTACCCTTCCAG ACACCCTTCCAGTCCTCGGGCCTGGACACCAGCCGAACTACCCGGCACCACGGGCTGGTGGACAGAGTATACCGAGAGCGAGGCCGGCTGGGCTCCCCACATCGCCGGCCCTTGTCAGTGGACAAACACGGACGGCAG GCGGACAGCTGCCCGTACGGCACCGTGTACCTCTCGCCGCCCGCGGACACCAGCTGGAGAAG gACCAATTCTGACTCTGCCCTGCACCAGAGCACAATGACGCCCACCCAACCAGAGCCCTTTACAGGCGGGTCGCAGGATGCACACCAGAAAAGAG tcttACTATTAACAGTTCCAGGAATGGAGGAAACCACATCGGAGACGGATAAGAATCTTTCTAAGCAAGCATGGGACACCAAGAAG ACGGGGTCCAGGCCCAAGTCCTGCGAGGTCCCCGGGATCAA CATCTTTCCATCCGCTGACCAGGAAAACACTACAGCCCTGATCCCTGCCACCCACAACACAGGGGGCTCCCTGCCCGACCTGACCAACAtacacttcccctcccccctcccgacCCCCCTGGACCCTGAGGAGCCCACCTTCCCCGCGCTCAGCAGCTCCAGCAGCACCGGCAACCTCGCAGCCAACCTGACTCATCTGGGCATCGGCGGCGCCAGCCAGG GGATGAGCACGCCAGGCTCCTCGCCACAGCACCGCCCGGCTGGCGTCAGCCCGTTGTCCCTGAGCACGGAGGCGAGGAGGCAGCAGGCCCAGCAGGTGTCACCCACCCTCTCCCAGCTGTCACCCATCACTCAG gcTGTGGCCATGGATGCCCTGTCTCTGGAGCAGCAGCTGCCCTACGCCTTCTTCACTCAGGCGGGCTCCCAGCAGCCACCGCCAccgcagccccagccccctccaccgCCGCCACCCGCGTCCCAGCAGCAGCCACCCCCGCCACCCCCGCAGGTGCCCGTCGGCCTCCCTCCAGGCGGCCCCCTGATGCCAAGTGCCAGCTTGACGCGGGGGCCCCAGCTGCCCCCGCTCGCGGTCACGGTACCGTCCTCTCTCCCCCAGTCCCCCCCAGAGAACCCGGGCCAGCCGCCAATGGGGATCGACATTACCTCG GCGCCGGCTCTGCAGCAGTACCGCGCTAGCGCCGGCTCCCCGGCTAACCAGTCTCCCACCTCACCTGTCTCCAATCAAGGCTTCTCCCCCGGGAGCTCCCCGCAA CACTCTTCCACCTTGGGCGGCGTGTTTGGGGACTCGTACTATGAGCAGCAGATGGCGGCCAGGCAGGCCAATGCTCTGTCCCACCAG CTTGAGCAGTTCAACATGATGGAGAATGCCATCAGCTCCAGCAGCCTGTACAGCCCAGGCTCGACGCTCAACTACTCGCAGGCGGCCATGATGGGCCTCACGGGCAGCCACGGCAGCCTGCCGGACACACAGCAGCTTGGCTACCCCAGCCACAGCAGCATCCCCAACATCATCCTCACAG TGACGGGAGAGTCCCCTCCCAGCCTGTCTAAAGAACTGACCAGCACACTGGCTGGGGTCGGTGATGTCAGCTTCGACTCCGACAACCAGTTCCCCCTGGACGAACTCAAGATTGACCCCTTGACCCTGGACGGACTGCACATGCTCAATGACCCCGACATGGTCCTGGCCGACCCGGCCACCGAGGACACCTTCCGGATGGACCGTCTGTGA
- the CRTC1 gene encoding CREB-regulated transcription coactivator 1 isoform X1: MATSNNPRKFSEKIALHNQKQAEETAAFEEVMKDLSLTRAARLQLQKSQYLQLGPSRGQYYGGSLPNVNQIGSGTVDLPFQPSGYLGEALAAAPVSLTPFQSSGLDTSRTTRHHGLVDRVYRERGRLGSPHRRPLSVDKHGRQADSCPYGTVYLSPPADTSWRRTNSDSALHQSTMTPTQPEPFTGGSQDAHQKRVLLLTVPGMEETTSETDKNLSKQAWDTKKTGSRPKSCEVPGINIFPSADQENTTALIPATHNTGGSLPDLTNIHFPSPLPTPLDPEEPTFPALSSSSSTGNLAANLTHLGIGGASQGMSTPGSSPQHRPAGVSPLSLSTEARRQQAQQVSPTLSQLSPITQAVAMDALSLEQQLPYAFFTQAGSQQPPPPQPQPPPPPPPASQQQPPPPPPQVPVGLPPGGPLMPSASLTRGPQLPPLAVTVPSSLPQSPPENPGQPPMGIDITSAPALQQYRASAGSPANQSPTSPVSNQGFSPGSSPQHSSTLGGVFGDSYYEQQMAARQANALSHQLEQFNMMENAISSSSLYSPGSTLNYSQAAMMGLTGSHGSLPDTQQLGYPSHSSIPNIILTVTGESPPSLSKELTSTLAGVGDVSFDSDNQFPLDELKIDPLTLDGLHMLNDPDMVLADPATEDTFRMDRL; this comes from the exons CTCCAGCTCCAGAAGTCTCAGTACCTGCAGCTGGGCCCAAGCCGTGGCCAGTACTACGGTGGGTCCCTGCCCAACGTGAACCAGATCGGGAGTGGCACCGTGGATCTACCCTTCCAG CCCAGCGGATATCTGGGGGAGGCCCTGGCAGCGGCTCCTGTCTCTCTG ACACCCTTCCAGTCCTCGGGCCTGGACACCAGCCGAACTACCCGGCACCACGGGCTGGTGGACAGAGTATACCGAGAGCGAGGCCGGCTGGGCTCCCCACATCGCCGGCCCTTGTCAGTGGACAAACACGGACGGCAG GCGGACAGCTGCCCGTACGGCACCGTGTACCTCTCGCCGCCCGCGGACACCAGCTGGAGAAG gACCAATTCTGACTCTGCCCTGCACCAGAGCACAATGACGCCCACCCAACCAGAGCCCTTTACAGGCGGGTCGCAGGATGCACACCAGAAAAGAG tcttACTATTAACAGTTCCAGGAATGGAGGAAACCACATCGGAGACGGATAAGAATCTTTCTAAGCAAGCATGGGACACCAAGAAG ACGGGGTCCAGGCCCAAGTCCTGCGAGGTCCCCGGGATCAA CATCTTTCCATCCGCTGACCAGGAAAACACTACAGCCCTGATCCCTGCCACCCACAACACAGGGGGCTCCCTGCCCGACCTGACCAACAtacacttcccctcccccctcccgacCCCCCTGGACCCTGAGGAGCCCACCTTCCCCGCGCTCAGCAGCTCCAGCAGCACCGGCAACCTCGCAGCCAACCTGACTCATCTGGGCATCGGCGGCGCCAGCCAGG GGATGAGCACGCCAGGCTCCTCGCCACAGCACCGCCCGGCTGGCGTCAGCCCGTTGTCCCTGAGCACGGAGGCGAGGAGGCAGCAGGCCCAGCAGGTGTCACCCACCCTCTCCCAGCTGTCACCCATCACTCAG gcTGTGGCCATGGATGCCCTGTCTCTGGAGCAGCAGCTGCCCTACGCCTTCTTCACTCAGGCGGGCTCCCAGCAGCCACCGCCAccgcagccccagccccctccaccgCCGCCACCCGCGTCCCAGCAGCAGCCACCCCCGCCACCCCCGCAGGTGCCCGTCGGCCTCCCTCCAGGCGGCCCCCTGATGCCAAGTGCCAGCTTGACGCGGGGGCCCCAGCTGCCCCCGCTCGCGGTCACGGTACCGTCCTCTCTCCCCCAGTCCCCCCCAGAGAACCCGGGCCAGCCGCCAATGGGGATCGACATTACCTCG GCGCCGGCTCTGCAGCAGTACCGCGCTAGCGCCGGCTCCCCGGCTAACCAGTCTCCCACCTCACCTGTCTCCAATCAAGGCTTCTCCCCCGGGAGCTCCCCGCAA CACTCTTCCACCTTGGGCGGCGTGTTTGGGGACTCGTACTATGAGCAGCAGATGGCGGCCAGGCAGGCCAATGCTCTGTCCCACCAG CTTGAGCAGTTCAACATGATGGAGAATGCCATCAGCTCCAGCAGCCTGTACAGCCCAGGCTCGACGCTCAACTACTCGCAGGCGGCCATGATGGGCCTCACGGGCAGCCACGGCAGCCTGCCGGACACACAGCAGCTTGGCTACCCCAGCCACAGCAGCATCCCCAACATCATCCTCACAG TGACGGGAGAGTCCCCTCCCAGCCTGTCTAAAGAACTGACCAGCACACTGGCTGGGGTCGGTGATGTCAGCTTCGACTCCGACAACCAGTTCCCCCTGGACGAACTCAAGATTGACCCCTTGACCCTGGACGGACTGCACATGCTCAATGACCCCGACATGGTCCTGGCCGACCCGGCCACCGAGGACACCTTCCGGATGGACCGTCTGTGA